From the Streptosporangiales bacterium genome, one window contains:
- the argG gene encoding argininosuccinate synthase has product MSKVLTSLPTGERVGIAFSGGLDTSVAVAWMRDKGAVPCTYTADIGQYDEPDIASVPGRATTYGAEIARLVDCRAALVEEGLAALTCGAFHIRSAGRAYFNTTPLGRAVTGTLLVRAMLEDDVQIWGDGSTFKGNDIERFYRYGLLANPHLRIYKPWLDADFVSEMGGRREMSEWLLAHDLPYRDSTERAYSTDANIWGATHEAKTLEHLDTGIETVDPIMGVRFWDPAVEIAAETVTIGFGQGRPVTIDGKEFATPVDLVNEANAIGGRHGMGMSDQIENRVIEAKSRGIYEAPGMALLHAAYERLVNAIHNEDTLASYHHEGRRLGRLMYEGRWLDPQALMLRESLQRWVGTAVTGEVTLRLRRGEDYSILDTSGPAFSYHPDKLSMERTEDSAFGPVDRIGQLTMRNLDIADSRAKLEQYAGLGMIGITRHALIGAAQAASTGLVGAVPQGGAEAIASRGEISGDDEMLDRAAMEFGTD; this is encoded by the coding sequence ATGTCCAAGGTTCTCACCTCCCTGCCCACCGGCGAGCGCGTCGGCATCGCCTTCTCGGGCGGCCTCGATACCTCGGTCGCGGTCGCGTGGATGCGCGACAAGGGTGCCGTCCCGTGCACCTACACCGCCGACATCGGTCAGTACGACGAGCCCGACATCGCCTCGGTACCAGGCCGCGCGACGACGTACGGCGCCGAGATCGCGCGCCTGGTCGACTGCCGCGCCGCGCTGGTCGAGGAGGGCCTCGCCGCACTGACCTGCGGTGCGTTCCACATCCGCTCGGCCGGGCGCGCCTACTTCAACACCACGCCGCTCGGTCGTGCCGTCACGGGGACCCTGCTGGTCCGGGCGATGCTCGAGGACGACGTACAGATCTGGGGCGACGGCTCGACGTTCAAGGGCAACGACATCGAACGGTTCTACCGGTACGGCCTGCTCGCGAACCCCCACCTGCGCATCTACAAGCCCTGGCTCGACGCGGACTTCGTGTCCGAGATGGGCGGCCGCAGGGAGATGTCGGAGTGGCTGCTCGCCCACGACCTGCCCTACCGCGACAGCACCGAGAGGGCCTACTCGACCGACGCCAACATCTGGGGCGCCACCCACGAGGCCAAGACCCTGGAGCACCTCGACACCGGCATCGAGACCGTGGACCCGATCATGGGCGTGCGGTTCTGGGACCCCGCGGTCGAGATCGCCGCCGAGACCGTGACGATCGGCTTCGGCCAGGGCCGTCCGGTGACCATCGACGGCAAGGAGTTCGCCACCCCGGTCGACCTGGTGAACGAGGCGAACGCGATCGGTGGACGGCACGGCATGGGCATGTCGGACCAGATCGAGAACCGGGTGATCGAGGCCAAGAGCCGCGGCATCTACGAGGCGCCTGGGATGGCGTTGCTGCACGCGGCGTACGAACGGCTGGTCAACGCGATCCACAACGAGGACACCCTGGCGAGCTACCACCACGAGGGCCGGCGGCTCGGCCGGCTGATGTACGAGGGCCGCTGGCTCGACCCGCAGGCGCTGATGTTGCGAGAGTCGCTGCAGCGCTGGGTCGGTACGGCGGTCACCGGCGAGGTGACGCTCCGGCTGCGGCGCGGTGAGGACTACTCGATCCTGGACACCTCGGGCCCGGCCTTCAGCTACCACCCGGACAAGTTGTCGATGGAGCGCACCGAGGACTCGGCGTTCGGTCCGGTGGACCGGATCGGCCAGCTCACCATGCGCAACCTCGACATCGCCGACTCGCGCGCCAAGCTCGAGCAGTACGCCGGCCTCGGCATGATCGGGATCACCCGTCATGCGCTCATCGGCGCCGCCCAGGCGGCGTCGACGGGACTGGTCGGCGCGGTGCCGCAGGGTGGCGCCGAAGCCATCGCCTCGCGTGGCGAGATCTCCGGTGACGACGAGATGCTCGACCGCGCCGCGATGGAGTTCGGCACCGACTGA